The Streptomyces puniciscabiei genomic interval GGCGCGGGTGGAAGTGGGACAGGTCGTACCGGCACAACTGGAACCGCTACGAGTGCGACGGCCGGGACTGGGGCCACCACGACCAGTACCACGGCGACCGGGACTACCTCGGCTGGGACCACTACGACCGGAATCGCGGTGACCGGTGAGACAGGTACTGCTCGTGCCCACATGGGCCGAAGCCGTACCCCTCGCTCTGATCCCTGCCGCCCGGGCGGGCGATTGGGTGAGGGCCTGTTCCTCTTGAACCTGCCTGCGGACACCTACCCGTGTCGCAGGCGCGCGCCGCCACGCTGCCGCGCCGCCACGAATCGCATGGTCCGCCGATGCCGACCGGCGCCCGAGCCCTGCTACAACGCCTCTTCCTCCGATGCCTTTTCGCTGCCGCAAGCGGCAGGACGCAGCCGAGACAGGGGATGCCTTGGAGTGAATACCGATGGAGTCTTTGAGGACCGTGGTTCAAGGACTGACCGCGCAGCTCGTCGTCTCGCGCACCTACTCGCACCCCCTGTGTATGCGTCTGCGGTACGAGCCCGACGACCCCTATGTCGTCCGTGCCGCCTTCTTCCCCCACAGCGACGAGCCGGTCGAATGGGTCCTGGGGCGTGATCTCCTGACCGATGGTCTGAAAGGTTCCGCAGGTCATGGGGACGTCCGGATCTGGTCGGCCGTCGGCCGTGGCGACCAGGCGATGTACATCGCTCTCGGGTCTCGCGCGGGCACCGCCCTGCTCGAGGTTCCCGTGCAGGACGTCAAGGCATTCCTGGAACGCACGGAGGCTCTGGTGCCACGGGGCACCGAGGCCGGACGCATCGACTGGGATGCCGAACTGGCGCACCTGCTCTCGCAAAGCTGACCACTGACTATCCATGCTCAGACAGAAAGGGAACGAGTGTCCATGTCCCAGTACCAGCTCCGTGTCTACACGCTGTGCAGCCCTGAGGCGCTCGTCGCCTACGAGAGCATCTGGTCCAAGCACATCCCCGGTATGACGAAGTACCGGATCAGCACGCACGGCATCTGGACGGTGCCCGCGGCTTTCGGAAGTGAGACGCCCAAGCTGTACGCCCTCGTCTCCTACAGGGACGGCGACGACGTGCAGGAACGGCTGCTGGCGTACCTGGCCGGCCCGGAGTTCAGCGCCGACATGGAGGGCTTCGACCTCGGCCAGATCATCGGTGTCACCGAGACCGCGCTGACGCCCACCTCCGACTCACCCTTGCGCTGACGGGTCCCGCGCGACCGGCGCTTCGGCCATTGGGGCCATAGGGGCCATTGGGGGCTCGGCCAGTGCCGGTAGACGGTTACCCGGCCGACGCCGGCACGAGTGGCAACCGTTTGATGTGTCACGGATAGAACCCGAGTCGCAGCCACTATGAGACATCCATTGAGCAGGGGAGGGGAGCCGCAAAGGCCCTGTGTTCGCCCCCGAAGGTGGGTGGCCCACACAGCACTGCTTGTCCCGCTACATGTGCACGACAGGTGCGGCGTTCTCGTTCTGCTGGAGCACACCCCGGCGGTAGAGCAGGGCAGAGATGACCAGACCGGTGACGAAGACGGCCGCCGACCACCAGTAGGCCATGGCATAGCCCTCCAGGCCGGCCTGAGCCAGCACGCCGGGGTTCTTGGGATTGCGGCCGACGCAACGCCGGCATCGGCGG includes:
- a CDS encoding NIPSNAP family protein, whose protein sequence is MSQYQLRVYTLCSPEALVAYESIWSKHIPGMTKYRISTHGIWTVPAAFGSETPKLYALVSYRDGDDVQERLLAYLAGPEFSADMEGFDLGQIIGVTETALTPTSDSPLR
- a CDS encoding SsgA family sporulation/cell division regulator, translated to MVQGLTAQLVVSRTYSHPLCMRLRYEPDDPYVVRAAFFPHSDEPVEWVLGRDLLTDGLKGSAGHGDVRIWSAVGRGDQAMYIALGSRAGTALLEVPVQDVKAFLERTEALVPRGTEAGRIDWDAELAHLLSQS